One region of Vallitalea okinawensis genomic DNA includes:
- a CDS encoding carbohydrate ABC transporter permease: protein MLKSSINETKGDKVFNIVNYSILFAILVVIAYPLIFIVSASFSDSLALIQGRVWLFPVDFSLDGYKAIVDHRGINMGYLNSFFYMFVGTIVNIVFTVMVAYPLSRQDLRLRKFFTLLIVFTMIFNAGLIPTYMLIRQLGLINSRLVLIIPKAVNAWNVMVTITYFRTSIPKDLLEAARIDGCSDINFLCRIVLPLSKPILAVIGLFYAVTHWNAYFDAMIYLSDKTKFPLQIILRDILIQNQIGTDLAMTADPETLLMRENLALLLKYSLIVVSSIPLMILYPFVQKYFVKGVMVGSVKG, encoded by the coding sequence ATGCTCAAAAGTAGTATTAATGAAACAAAAGGAGATAAGGTTTTTAATATTGTCAATTATTCAATACTATTCGCCATACTGGTGGTTATAGCGTACCCATTAATCTTTATAGTGAGTGCATCTTTTAGTGATTCCCTAGCGCTTATACAAGGGCGGGTATGGCTATTTCCAGTAGATTTTTCACTGGATGGCTATAAAGCCATTGTAGATCATAGGGGAATTAACATGGGTTATTTGAACTCTTTTTTCTACATGTTTGTAGGAACAATAGTCAATATAGTTTTCACGGTTATGGTAGCTTACCCTCTATCTAGACAAGATTTGAGGTTGAGAAAGTTTTTTACTTTGCTCATCGTCTTTACCATGATCTTTAATGCAGGGTTAATACCTACCTACATGTTAATAAGACAATTAGGATTAATTAATTCACGGCTAGTTTTGATCATACCTAAGGCTGTAAATGCTTGGAATGTAATGGTTACAATAACCTACTTTAGAACAAGCATACCAAAAGACTTGCTAGAAGCAGCTCGCATAGACGGATGTAGTGATATCAATTTTCTTTGTAGAATTGTATTACCCTTATCCAAACCAATATTGGCTGTTATAGGGTTGTTTTATGCAGTAACCCATTGGAATGCCTATTTTGACGCTATGATCTATTTATCAGATAAAACAAAGTTTCCATTACAGATTATTTTGAGAGATATATTAATTCAAAATCAAATAGGAACGGATCTTGCTATGACTGCTGATCCAGAAACGTTACTTATGAGAGAAAACTTAGCATTATTATTGAAGTACTCACTTATAGTGGTATCCAGTATACCCCTTATGATTCTTTATCCATTTGTTCAAAAGTACTTTGTTAAAGGGGTTATGGTAGGTTCAGTTAAGGGTTAA